The following nucleotide sequence is from Longimicrobiales bacterium.
AGGCGGTCGTTTGGATTGACGGTGGGCTGCACGCTACCGAGGTCTTGGGTGCCCAGCAGCTGACCGAGCTCGTATACCGGCTCAACGACAACACCGATGCCGAGACGACGCGGATCCTCGACGACGTGATCATTCTCGCGACTCATGCGAACCCCGACGGTCACGCGCTCGTCGCCAACTGGTACATGCGCACTGAAGACCCGCTTCTACGGACGACGAGCGGTGTCCCGGTGCTGTACAACAAGTACGCTGGTCACGATAACAACCGCGATTTTTACATGGCTGCGCTGGCCGAGTCGCAGAACATGAACACATCGATGTACCGGACGTGGTATCCGCACATCGTGTACAACCATCACCAGACCGGCCCGCAGGGCACGGTGATGTTTGCGCCGCCGTTCCGTGACCCGCCCAACCATTATCTCGACCCGCTCATCATCACGGGGTTGGATCGTGTAGGCTCGGCGATGCACCAACGGTTCGTCCGCGAAGGGAAGGGCGGCACGACCATGCGGTCCGGCGCCTCATATTCCACGTGGTGGAATGGTGGCCTGCGCACGACGCCGTATTTCAAAAACATGATCGGGCTGCTCACGGAGACCATCGGTCATCCGACTCCAATGGAGATTCCGTTCATTCCGAGTCGCCAAATGCCCATGGGGGACATTCCGCTTCCCATCGAACCGGGGCCGTGGCACTTCCGTCAGTCGATCGAATACTCGCAGACGGCGAACTGGGCTGTGATGGATTTCGCATCGCGCAACTCGGACCATCTCCTCATGAACATCTGGCAGATGGGTACGAACTCGATCCAGCGCGGGGACACGGATTCCTGGACGACGCTGCCGTTCGAGATCGATGCGGCCGCCGAGAGCATGGACCGCGGGACTAGAGCGGATTGGGAGCGCATTCTTCGTGATCCCACCGACCGTGATCCTCGCGGCTTCGTGATTCCGGCGGATCAGCGCGACTTCCTTACCGCCATGAAGTTCGTCAACACGCTCCTCTACAACGGGGTCGACGTACACCGGGCGACGGCGGACTTCATGGTCGGTGGAGAGAGCTATCCGGCGGGCTCCTACGTTGTGAAGGGCAACCAGGCCTTCCGACCACACGTCCTCGACATGTTCGAGAAGCAGCAGCACCCGAACGACTTTGCGTTCCCGGGTGCGCCTCCGACGGCTCCGTACGACAACACAGGCTGGACGCTCGCGTGGCAGATGGGCATCGACTTCGATCGTGTCGTGGAAGGATTCGACGGACCGTTCGAGCTCGTCGACGACATTATCTCAGCGCCGCCGACTGGCATGATCGCTGGGGCTGCCGATGCCAGCGGTTACTTGGTCGATCACATCAATGATGCGTTCATTGCAGTGAACCGAGTGTTGGCGTCGGGTGGAACGGCGTATTGGTTCACGGACCCGGTAGGCTCATACGACGAGGGAGCCTTCTATCTCGAGGCTGATCGCTCGGTCATTGAGGGGTTAGCGACAGAGAAGGGGCTCCGCTTTGAGGGTGTTCCTTCACGTCCTGCAGGAAACGCGATGGAACTCGAACCCGTGAAGATCGGCTTGTGGGATCGATACGGTGGCTCGATGCCGTCCGGTTGGACACGGATGATCCTCGAGGACTTCGAGTTCGACTTCGAGGTCCTGTACGCTCCCGACTTGGATCACGCAGACCTCTCGGAATACGACGTGCTCTTGTTCGAGGACGGCGCGATTCCGGCCGCGGGTGGCAGCGGTGGTGGCCGAGGCGGCCGAGGCGGCATTGCGCCGACGGATATCCCGGCGGAATTCGCCCGGCGGCAGGGTAGCGTGACGGTTGGGACGACCGTCCCACGTATTCTCGACTATGTGCGTGAAGGCGGCGCGGCGATCGCGATCGGCTCTTCGGCTAGTCTCGCACAACACGCGGGCCTGCCGGTAACAAACCACTTGGTGGAGAATGGCCAGCCACTGACACGGGAGCAGTACTTCACGCCGGGGTCGATTCTGGACATGAAGGTCGACCACACTAGCCCCCTCACACACGGGTTCGGCGACAGGGTCAACGTGCTCTTCAGTCACAGCCCAACCTTCTCACTCACGGCGGGTGCCGAGGCACAGGGCGTTCGTCGGATCGGCTGGTACGACACCGCGAGTCCGCTCAAGAGCGGCTGGTCGTGGGGTGAGCAGTATCTGGAGAACGGGGTCGGCGCGATCGAGGCCGACTACGGCCAGGGCAAGATGTTCATCTTCGGGCCGAAGATCACGTTCCGCGCTCAGCCGCATGGGACGTTTGGGTTCCTGTTCAATGGGATCTACTACGGGGCTGCGAAGGATAAGATCATCTCGGACTGAGTTCAGCGTTTTTCTTGAGCTTCTTGAGGGCGCCCGGCGAGAGCCGGGCGCCCTTCTGTTTTCCGCTCAGTGGCATGTTCTTCACGCTCGGAGAATGGGGCGTGCTCGATGTTGCGGAGGTGCAAGCGATCCCCGCCACGCTGTGTGGAGCAGCACTTTACAACGTGAGCAACGCGTTGGGCGCTGCGGCGCTCGCGCATGCGTTGGGCTTCCCGGACGATGTGATCCGTGCGGGGCTCACAGTCCTTGGTGCCTCTCCTGAGAGCAGCCCCGGCTGAGGCAATCTCTTCGCTCTCGACGGTGTGCACGTCTTGGTGGACTTCGTCCACAACCCGCACGGGTTTGAGGCTGTGGCCGGGATGGTCGAGCGTTTCGCGCCCAAGCGACTGGCCCTGATGGAGGACTCTGGGGCTTCGAGAACTACTGCGGCTTCACTCGATGCTACGTCGCCTGGTCCACCGGTCTGACGAGCACTTCCGACACACTGACGTGATCCGGCGCGGTTACCGCATAGAGCACCGCATGTGCGATGTCCTCCGGCTGAAGCGGTCGCTTGCCCTCCCAGCCCTTCGCCCAACCCTCGCGCATCGCCTCATTGGCCACGGTGTCGAGCAGCTCGGTACTCACGAAGCCCGGCTGGATGTCCGTCACACGTATGCCGTGCTTCGCGCCCAATTCGAGGTGTAGGCCCCAGGAAAGAGCTCGCACAGCAAACTTCGTAGCAGCGTAGACGGATCCCCCGGGGAAGGGTCGACGGCCCGCCACTGAGCCGATGTTCACGATGTGCCCACCACTCTGTTCGATCATTGTTGGCAGCACAGCAGCGATGCCGTGCAGGACCCCGTTGATGTTCACATCGACCATGTGTTTCCAGTCATCGATGCGACCTTCTGCCATCGGCGAGACCGGCATGATCCCGGCGTTGTTCACGACAATGTCGATGCGGCCGAACTCATCCGTCGTGGCCTTGACGAGAGCTTCGACGTCTTCTTGGCGGGCGACGTCGGTCTGGACAACCAGGGCTTTGCCGCCACTCTCTGCGATCGCAACAGCCGTGGCCTCCATGCGGGCGAGCCTCCGTGCGGCGAGCACGACGCACGCACCTTTGCCGGCGAGAGCGATCGCGATTGCCTCTCCGATCCCCGCGGACGCGCCAGTGACGATGGCGACCTTGCCATTGAGTGGGCCGTCTGACATCAGCTAACGATCATCGCGCCGGCTTGCGCGAGCGTAATGAGTAGGGCCCGTTTGATCCCCAGGGGGCCATCCAGGTTGATGAACCATTCGCCCGGCGAGTGAGCTCCACTCGCCATGCCCCCCCCGCCGATCGTGATCGATGGGATGCCTTTCGAGATCGGAATGTTCGAGTCTGTGGAACTGCGTCCAAGCGTCGGCTCGACACCCAAGAATTCCGTCGCCGCGACCGCTCGTAGGACAAAAGGGTCGTCTGCTGCGATCTCACCCGAGGGACGATTCCCGATCAGCTCCAGTTCGAGAGTCAGCTCGTCGCCTTCCCGGCGCTGCGCGTTGGCCTCATCCACCGCACGCTCCATAGCGCGCTGAAAGATCTCGTCGATGCGGTCCAGGCTCTCCGGACTCTCGGAGCGCATGTCGACTTCCATCCAGGCTTCGAAGGGAATCGAGTTCACCGAGGTGCCGCCCCCTAGCCGGCCAACGTTGTAGCTCGTCCGGGCTCCCGAGCGCGTGATTGCGTCCGCCGAGAGGTCGAAGTAGTCGATCGCCCGACCGAGCGCGTGGGCAGGATTGGCCAGTCCAAAAGCACCCCAAGAGTGTCCCCCGGGACCTCTGACCGTGACTCGGTAGCGGTACGAGCCCAGACCCTGGTGTGTAATGCTGGTGTGTCCCGTCCCGTCGATCGAAATGAAAGCGTCGATCTTTGGGCCATCGTCACGGAAGAGGTATTTCACGCCACGGAGATCGCCGACGCCCTCCTCACCGACGGTCGCCACGAACAACAGATCTGCCTGCGTTTGGATGTCGGACTCGTTTAGGGCACGGAGCACAGCGAGCATCGCTGCGAGGCCCCTCGTATCGTCTCCGATTCCTGGCGCAAACAAGGTGTCTCCCCGCTGCCGAACGGTCACGTCCGTACCTTCGGGGAAGACGGTATCGAGGTGGCCTGTGATGGCCACGACGTAGTCAGAGTCTGCGCCACGTCGCAGGCCGAGCACGTTGCCCTCAGCATCCACCCACGTCGAATCGACTCCGAGGTCCTGCAACTTCCGTAAGAAGCGTTGTCCGCGAGCTTCTTCGCCGAATGGCGGCGCAGGGATCTCAGTGAGTTCCAGCAGGTCGGCCATCGTTCTGGCGTCCCGCTCGTCGATGTTCTCGAGGGCGGCTGCGACCTTCGGGTTTTGAGCGAGCGTTGCGATTTCTGCTGCGTACGTATCGGCCTGGGCCTCAACGACCGAGGGAATCAGCGTTGCCGCGGCTAGAACCGAGAATACGCTTCTCACGAGGACTGACTTGGTCACGCTATTGCTCCGTTTACTATCGGTCGATCGATCCATTGTTTGCCGTTCTAGGGTGCAATCAAGATAAGCAGAATCGGCGCATGGGCCTCGTTCCACACCGGGAAGTTGCACAACCTGCAGAAATCGGGCCAGGAAAGGAAATGGAAACGGTTGATCTTGGTACTGCTTCTGCCGAACATTCGGCTCACATTTGCCGCACCCCAGTCTCTTTTCGAGGACGGGGCCACACTGGAGCCACCTCCTGACGGTGAACCGCCCAGCTTCTGGAGCTCTCCCGCTCCCAGGATTCATGATTGACTGGCTTGCAGGCGTGGGTCGGGTGTCCAGAGTGACATTCGAACATGCCGGTGGGCTGGGGCTACTTTCGTGGCAGATCATCCGGGCCACGGTGCGTCTCAAGGTCTCCATGCGGTCGATCTTGAATCAGATGTACATCATGGGGGTCCAGAGTCTGCCTATCGTGCTCGTTACGGGGTCCCTCGCGGGCATCGTGACCAGCCAGCAGGGCGGCTACCAGATGACGAGCGCCATGCCCGCGTACGTGTTGGGCAGCCTTGTGGTAGAGACGGTTGTTCTGGAAATGGGCCCGGTGCTCACGGCCATTGTCCTCGTCGGCCGGATCGGGGCTCGTATCACCGCGGAACTGGGCACTATGGTCGTGTCCGAACAGATCGACGCCTTCAAGTCGTTGGGTCGTGATCCTGTCGCGATCCTTGCTGCTCCCAGGGTGATTGCGGGAATTCTCGTGCTGCCGCTGCTCGTTGGGATCGCTGATATGATTGGCATTTTAGCCGGTGTCGGCGCCGCGTACTTGGACGTGGGTCTGGGAGTCGAGTCGTTCTTCTACGGAGCGAGGCTCTTCTGGCATAGCTGGGATCTTCTGTACTCGCTCACGAAGGCTCTTGTCTTCGGTCTGGCGATCCCGCTGATCTCCGTCCACATGGGACTGAAGACCAAGGGTGGAGCCGAGGGCGTTGGGATCACGACGACCCAGGCCGTCATGTTCATGACGCTGACCATCTTGATTCTCGACGCGCTGTTCCCGCCGCTCATGCTGAACTGATGGGGGCCGACTCGTGATCGAATACAAGAACATCCACAAAGCGTTTGATCTTCCCGTGCTCAGCGGCGTGTCGATGCGCGTAGAGTCAGGCGAGATGTTCGCACTCTTCGGTCCGTCCGGTACCGGAAAGAGCGTGCTGCTGAAGACCACCATCGGGCTCGTCATCCCCGACAAGGGCGACGTCGAGGTCGACGGGCTGTCGGGCTACAGGGACGGGGCGAAGGCGCTGCAGACGATCCGAGAAAAGGTCGGGTACGTCTTTCAGAATGCGGCGCTCTTCGACTCGCTGAACGTGCTCGACAACGTGTGCATGGGGATCCCGGAGGACGAACTGGCTCAGCTGCCTCGGGCCGAGGCTGCGTCACGCGCATGGGAAGCGCTGGAACTCGTGAACCTCGAGCCACGAGAGATCCTCTCGAAGATTCCGTCCGAACTTTCTGGCGGCATGAAGAAGAGAGTCGGAATTGCGCGGGCGATCATTGGTCGCCCAGAAGTGCTCCTCTGGGATGAGCCCACGACCGGGCTTGATCCCATCAATACCGCTGCCGTCGAGAGACTTATCCAGCGGCTATCGAAGGATCTCGAAGTGACCTCACTTCTCGTCACGCACGACGTAGAAGGGGGCTTGTTGATTTGTGACCGGGTCGCCCTGCTTGACGGCGGTACCCTTCGTTTTTGCGGAAGCCCCGCCGACTTCAGGGCGAGTCCTGACCCGGTCGTGCAGGCTTTCGTTGACCGTGAGGCTGCAGAAGCTGCTCTCGATATTGGTGTGCTAACATGACTGATGCGACTCCGAACGGCGGCCGCGGCGCGCCGACAAACCAAGACCTCGACGACCATGTGCCGAACGTACGGCGTGGTCGTGAAGCCCGACTTGGCGTCTTCGTCATTGGGGGATTGCTCTCGTTCGTGATCGTCCTCTTCATGTTGACGAGCCCCGCGTCCCTCCGTGGCCGCTACATGATCAACACGATCGTCAACGACGCGGGCGGTGTACGACGAGGTGACCCGATCCAGATGCGCGGAGTCAACATCGGCCGAGTGAATCACTTTGAGATGCTTCAGGACGGAAACGTTTCCATGCGGCTCGAAATCGAGGGTGAGTGGTTGATTCCCACGGGGTCGAATAGCAAGCTCGCCGCCGCCGGTATGTTCGGCGGTCGCACGGTAGAGGTGATCCCGACTTTCGCGGAGACCTTCCATGCCCCCGGAGACACGATCCCGGGTGAGGGGGGAGGAGCCGGCGGTATTCTCGGCTCGATGGACGAGCTGAGCGGTCAGGCCGGTACCGTCTTGACCCAGATCGAGACCCTCCTCAGCGAACAGACCATCGGATCGGTGCAGGGAAGCGCACGTGAGCTCGAGACTCTGCTCTCAAGCATGTCAGAGGTCATCAACGAACAGAGAGGCGAACTCTCAGGCCTGACTGCCACGCTTCGCCGCTCGGCCGAAGGCCTGGAGGACGCGGCCGCAGCCGGCCCGGACGTAGCCAGAGCCATCGCCCGCGCCGACTCCATCATGACCACACTCAACCAAACCAGCGTCTCCCTAGACGTAACAATCGCCTCCCTCCGTTCGATCTTAGACAAGGTCGATCGCGGAGAAGGTACCCTCGGCAAACTCGTCCATGACACGTCGCTGTACGACAACATGAACGCGTCAGCGGTGACCCTCGCTGACCTGCTCGCGGACCTAAGGGAAAACCCGAACAAGTACATCAGTCTGAGCATCTTCTAGCGCCGCACGAGCGCCCCAAACGCAAGAGAGCCCCGAGCCGCAACATCGCGGCCCGGGGCTCTCTTGTTAATTGGAGGTTTTCTACCAGCCCGGAGCCATGTTGAATCCCCAGTGCCACCCCTTGTCCGGCCGCTGCCAGGGGTAGGCGTAGTACGCTTCGAGGATCATGAAGCCGAGCACATTGAAGCGGGCTCCGACTCCTGTCGAGAACACCGGCACCCGCTTCGCAGGGTCGCGGCTCCACTCGAGGGTTGCCGGGTTATCTGCGTCCCATGCCATCCCCGCATCGGCGAAGGCGACCAGCTCGGTCGGCAAGAACGGGAAGTTGATGATCCCGTACTGCTCGACGCCTAAGAAGGGAATTCTGAATTCGAAATTGGCGACTGCGATTTGTTGGCCGAGCAGGCGATCGAAAGCCCCGCACCTACTGTTACCGCCGGTGGGTACGCCGCACTCCTCACTGCTGAAGCTGTCGAACGAGTAGCCTCGAATGAACGTCTCATAACCCAAGAACAGGGGGTTGAGCAGCCCAAAGCCGTCCGACTGGTTCTCAGTCGATGTCAGCCCGTACCGGCCGTAGTGCATACCACGGGCGCCGATAGTGAGGTTCTTCGTCGGGCTGTAGTAGCGCCTCCAGTCGGCGATGATCGTCGTGAAGTCCACGGTGCCCGAGGTCTGCTCGACCTCGAAGCGGTATCGGCCGCCGCGAACAGGTGAGACGAAGCCCATGGAGGCGTTGTCTCCGACCAGGGCGGCAGATGCCTGCACCATGTTTAGAGGATCCGGCGAGCAAAATCGATCCCCGGGGTTGTTGCACAGATCGTTCTGGCCCTGACGGTCGAAGTCGACGATGCGCCCGAAGGCATCTGAGAAATACTTGTCGAGCTCGATGTCGTAGCTGTACCGCGTCATCCCGAGAGAGACTTCGAACCTCTGATTCCCAGATAACGGATAGGACACCTGGCCCGACGTCGATGATATGAAAATGCGGTACCGCACGAGGCCGGTGTACTGGCGCACCGCAGGATTTCCTTGAGCATCTAAAATCGGCTCTCCCGCTTCATCGAGCCTCGGATCAAACCCGAAGTCGTAGAATCCCATCTGGTAAGGGATGCGTCCCGCACTGAGCGCCCAGTTCCACCGGTTGGCCATATTTGCATAAAAGAGCTGGCCGCCGATGTCCTTGAACGTGCCCTGAGCCTGAACGGCAACACCAAGGATTTTGTCACCGAGCATGTCGCTGAAATAGGCCGACGCTCCGCCGGAGGCGTAGTTGCCGTAGCTATCTGTCCCGACGCCTAGCGAGGGCTGGCCGACGAAGTCCAACGACATCTCCGATTCGTATTCTTCGGCGTCTTCCGCGTCATACGTGGAGGAGGGCAGGAGGCCCGTCTCGGCGTCGGCTAGGTAGGTGGCGATCCGACTGAACCGATCAGGATTCGCGGGCGGGAGCTTCCGACCCAACTGGTCTCTCGCGTTCGCGACGATATCAACGACGGGAGCCGATCCGTCGATTGCTTTCGAGTAGATGTGGAACTCGAGTTCGTCGAAGACGGTGTAGGCGAGCTGCCCAGACGGTGAGATCGACATCGCCGGGGACATATACGTGTGGCCGCTCACACCGGTCGCGACGTTCGTGATGCGGCGGACGTCGCCGTTATCAAAACTCAGTTCATAGACGTCGGAGACGCCGTCTTGGTCGGAGATGAAGTAGAGACTCTCACCACCGGCACCGTAGACCGGATTGATGTGCTTCACGTTCCCGAAGACCGGCAGAATTCGGACCTGGCCCGTGGCGACTTCCAGTAGTGCAAGCTGAAAGGCGCTGTACGTCAGCCGCTCGAAGCTGGTCTCGGGCCCACGATCACTCGTGAACGCGATCGTCGTTCCGTCCGGAGACCACGTGGGCTGCAGGTCCGCGAACTTGTCGTTCGTGAGCTGGATCATCTCGTCGGACTCAAGGTCGTACATGAAGATGTCGCTGATGCCGCCGACAGAGCCGGAGAACGCCAGATACCGGCCGTCCGGTGACCATGCTGGATTCGACACTGCTCCGATTTGATCGAAGGCGATCCGACGTTGTACCTGACCGTTGTCGGTGTTCGTGATCACGATCTGGTTGTCGCCCTCGGCCGAGACTACATAGGCGAACTGTCGAGAGTCGGGCGACCAAGTGCCTGACGAATCGATGTAACGAAGAGCCTCAATGTGCGGGTCCGAACTCGCGCTGGAGAGCTTTCGAATGACCCGGCCCGTCGCGACTTCCGCCATATACAGATCGACCGAGAAGAGGTCCTTCTCGGATAGGAAGGCGACGTAGCGGCCATCGGGGCTAATTGACGGGGAAATATTGGTG
It contains:
- a CDS encoding M14 family metallopeptidase, translating into MRIRVLPSLGLLLAGAVFTAPLAAQDRVTTPDEQFGHEIGADYELINYQELHDYWIKLANESDRMILDTIGLTEEGRPHIQAIITSPENHANIDRYREIARMMAKAEGVSEAQARQLAMEGKAVVWIDGGLHATEVLGAQQLTELVYRLNDNTDAETTRILDDVIILATHANPDGHALVANWYMRTEDPLLRTTSGVPVLYNKYAGHDNNRDFYMAALAESQNMNTSMYRTWYPHIVYNHHQTGPQGTVMFAPPFRDPPNHYLDPLIITGLDRVGSAMHQRFVREGKGGTTMRSGASYSTWWNGGLRTTPYFKNMIGLLTETIGHPTPMEIPFIPSRQMPMGDIPLPIEPGPWHFRQSIEYSQTANWAVMDFASRNSDHLLMNIWQMGTNSIQRGDTDSWTTLPFEIDAAAESMDRGTRADWERILRDPTDRDPRGFVIPADQRDFLTAMKFVNTLLYNGVDVHRATADFMVGGESYPAGSYVVKGNQAFRPHVLDMFEKQQHPNDFAFPGAPPTAPYDNTGWTLAWQMGIDFDRVVEGFDGPFELVDDIISAPPTGMIAGAADASGYLVDHINDAFIAVNRVLASGGTAYWFTDPVGSYDEGAFYLEADRSVIEGLATEKGLRFEGVPSRPAGNAMELEPVKIGLWDRYGGSMPSGWTRMILEDFEFDFEVLYAPDLDHADLSEYDVLLFEDGAIPAAGGSGGGRGGRGGIAPTDIPAEFARRQGSVTVGTTVPRILDYVREGGAAIAIGSSASLAQHAGLPVTNHLVENGQPLTREQYFTPGSILDMKVDHTSPLTHGFGDRVNVLFSHSPTFSLTAGAEAQGVRRIGWYDTASPLKSGWSWGEQYLENGVGAIEADYGQGKMFIFGPKITFRAQPHGTFGFLFNGIYYGAAKDKIISD
- a CDS encoding SDR family oxidoreductase; the protein is MSDGPLNGKVAIVTGASAGIGEAIAIALAGKGACVVLAARRLARMEATAVAIAESGGKALVVQTDVARQEDVEALVKATTDEFGRIDIVVNNAGIMPVSPMAEGRIDDWKHMVDVNINGVLHGIAAVLPTMIEQSGGHIVNIGSVAGRRPFPGGSVYAATKFAVRALSWGLHLELGAKHGIRVTDIQPGFVSTELLDTVANEAMREGWAKGWEGKRPLQPEDIAHAVLYAVTAPDHVSVSEVLVRPVDQAT
- a CDS encoding M20/M25/M40 family metallo-hydrolase, translating into MTKSVLVRSVFSVLAAATLIPSVVEAQADTYAAEIATLAQNPKVAAALENIDERDARTMADLLELTEIPAPPFGEEARGQRFLRKLQDLGVDSTWVDAEGNVLGLRRGADSDYVVAITGHLDTVFPEGTDVTVRQRGDTLFAPGIGDDTRGLAAMLAVLRALNESDIQTQADLLFVATVGEEGVGDLRGVKYLFRDDGPKIDAFISIDGTGHTSITHQGLGSYRYRVTVRGPGGHSWGAFGLANPAHALGRAIDYFDLSADAITRSGARTSYNVGRLGGGTSVNSIPFEAWMEVDMRSESPESLDRIDEIFQRAMERAVDEANAQRREGDELTLELELIGNRPSGEIAADDPFVLRAVAATEFLGVEPTLGRSSTDSNIPISKGIPSITIGGGGMASGAHSPGEWFINLDGPLGIKRALLITLAQAGAMIVS
- a CDS encoding ABC transporter permease — its product is MIDWLAGVGRVSRVTFEHAGGLGLLSWQIIRATVRLKVSMRSILNQMYIMGVQSLPIVLVTGSLAGIVTSQQGGYQMTSAMPAYVLGSLVVETVVLEMGPVLTAIVLVGRIGARITAELGTMVVSEQIDAFKSLGRDPVAILAAPRVIAGILVLPLLVGIADMIGILAGVGAAYLDVGLGVESFFYGARLFWHSWDLLYSLTKALVFGLAIPLISVHMGLKTKGGAEGVGITTTQAVMFMTLTILILDALFPPLMLN
- a CDS encoding ATP-binding cassette domain-containing protein, whose product is MIEYKNIHKAFDLPVLSGVSMRVESGEMFALFGPSGTGKSVLLKTTIGLVIPDKGDVEVDGLSGYRDGAKALQTIREKVGYVFQNAALFDSLNVLDNVCMGIPEDELAQLPRAEAASRAWEALELVNLEPREILSKIPSELSGGMKKRVGIARAIIGRPEVLLWDEPTTGLDPINTAAVERLIQRLSKDLEVTSLLVTHDVEGGLLICDRVALLDGGTLRFCGSPADFRASPDPVVQAFVDREAAEAALDIGVLT
- a CDS encoding MlaD family protein; the encoded protein is MTDATPNGGRGAPTNQDLDDHVPNVRRGREARLGVFVIGGLLSFVIVLFMLTSPASLRGRYMINTIVNDAGGVRRGDPIQMRGVNIGRVNHFEMLQDGNVSMRLEIEGEWLIPTGSNSKLAAAGMFGGRTVEVIPTFAETFHAPGDTIPGEGGGAGGILGSMDELSGQAGTVLTQIETLLSEQTIGSVQGSARELETLLSSMSEVINEQRGELSGLTATLRRSAEGLEDAAAAGPDVARAIARADSIMTTLNQTSVSLDVTIASLRSILDKVDRGEGTLGKLVHDTSLYDNMNASAVTLADLLADLRENPNKYISLSIF
- a CDS encoding BamA/TamA family outer membrane protein; amino-acid sequence: MGSKLYMCDSADADRLSDRVVAILYKAMMTMDLTKLAGNVSRAILGATLALVVVGALPQPGSAQYFGRNKVQFDDFDFKVLKTEHFDYHYYDIEEEAVLDAARMGERWYERLARSFQHEFEQSKPVIFYADHPDFQQTNTLSGSIGEGTGGVTESLKNRVIMPMTGSYWDTDHVLGHELVHAFQYNIAQSRRGGGIQGLMSLPLWLIEGMAEYLSVGRDDPLTAMWIRDAIRRDELPTIRQMTRESRFFPYRFGQALWAYIGGTYGDDAVIQIYRRSLRVGFEGAIEQVLGLSTDTLSVRWTEKVAEEYLPIMEGRNAPADDGNLILAPSTGSGTTNISPSISPDGRYVAFLSEKDLFSVDLYMAEVATGRVIRKLSSASSDPHIEALRYIDSSGTWSPDSRQFAYVVSAEGDNQIVITNTDNGQVQRRIAFDQIGAVSNPAWSPDGRYLAFSGSVGGISDIFMYDLESDEMIQLTNDKFADLQPTWSPDGTTIAFTSDRGPETSFERLTYSAFQLALLEVATGQVRILPVFGNVKHINPVYGAGGESLYFISDQDGVSDVYELSFDNGDVRRITNVATGVSGHTYMSPAMSISPSGQLAYTVFDELEFHIYSKAIDGSAPVVDIVANARDQLGRKLPPANPDRFSRIATYLADAETGLLPSSTYDAEDAEEYESEMSLDFVGQPSLGVGTDSYGNYASGGASAYFSDMLGDKILGVAVQAQGTFKDIGGQLFYANMANRWNWALSAGRIPYQMGFYDFGFDPRLDEAGEPILDAQGNPAVRQYTGLVRYRIFISSTSGQVSYPLSGNQRFEVSLGMTRYSYDIELDKYFSDAFGRIVDFDRQGQNDLCNNPGDRFCSPDPLNMVQASAALVGDNASMGFVSPVRGGRYRFEVEQTSGTVDFTTIIADWRRYYSPTKNLTIGARGMHYGRYGLTSTENQSDGFGLLNPLFLGYETFIRGYSFDSFSSEECGVPTGGNSRCGAFDRLLGQQIAVANFEFRIPFLGVEQYGIINFPFLPTELVAFADAGMAWDADNPATLEWSRDPAKRVPVFSTGVGARFNVLGFMILEAYYAYPWQRPDKGWHWGFNMAPGW